One window of Cygnus atratus isolate AKBS03 ecotype Queensland, Australia chromosome 29, CAtr_DNAZoo_HiC_assembly, whole genome shotgun sequence genomic DNA carries:
- the LOC118260193 gene encoding small nuclear ribonucleoprotein E-like — MAYRGQGQKVQKVMVQPINLIFRYLQNRSRIQVWLYEQVNMRVEGCIIGFDEYMNLVLDDAEEIHSKTKSRKQLGRIMLKGDNITLLQSVSN, encoded by the exons ATGGCGTACCGCGGGCAGGGCCAGAAGGTGCAGAAGGTGATGGTGCAGCCCATC AACCTCATCTTCCGCTACCTGCAGAAC AGGTCGAGGATCCAGGTGTGGCTTTACGAGCAAGTGAACATGCGGGTAGAAGGCTGCATCATC GGCTTTGACGAGTACATGAATTTGGTGCTGGATGACGCAGAGGAGATTCACTCTAAGACAAAATCAAGGAAACAGCTGG gtcGGATCATGTTAAAAGGGGACAACATCACTCTTCTACAGAGCGTTTCTAACTAG